The Petrocella atlantisensis genome has a window encoding:
- a CDS encoding NAD-dependent epimerase/dehydratase family protein, translating to MDKMKVVVTGGTGYIASWIVRDLLKDGHEVRVTVRKLKDKEKYVHLLNLEKKYEGTLKIFEADLLKSGSFNLAIEGADYVMHTASPFSVDRNLDPRKDLLEPAVQGTVNVLEAVNRSKTVKRVVLTSSLAAIYGDNRDMDDLGIEAFDETMWNSTSSLDNNPYSYSKTMAEKKAWEMVGQQEAWDLVTIHPGFVFGPSLSKRVDATSIDTLRRLLSGAFRTGVPHLEYVFSDIRDISTGHIRAAFTQEAHGRYIIANENGSFLKMAKIIKHHYGDQYKLPRRIIPKPVIWAIAPMIGLSKQYIKNNVGYTLKADNSRSIQELKMTYRSLETTLIDHIEQLRKDGLV from the coding sequence ATGGATAAAATGAAAGTTGTTGTAACCGGAGGTACCGGCTATATTGCATCTTGGATTGTTCGAGATTTGCTCAAAGATGGCCATGAGGTGCGTGTAACCGTAAGAAAGTTAAAAGATAAAGAGAAGTACGTACATCTTCTAAATCTTGAGAAAAAATATGAAGGTACATTAAAAATATTCGAAGCAGACTTGCTCAAATCAGGTAGTTTTAATCTGGCCATTGAAGGTGCAGATTATGTGATGCATACGGCGTCACCTTTTTCTGTAGATCGCAATCTAGATCCAAGAAAAGATCTGCTAGAACCGGCAGTGCAAGGCACTGTTAATGTTCTTGAGGCAGTCAATCGATCCAAAACAGTCAAACGTGTTGTTTTAACCAGTAGTCTGGCAGCCATCTACGGAGACAATCGTGATATGGATGACTTGGGTATTGAAGCTTTTGATGAAACGATGTGGAATTCGACCAGTTCCTTAGATAATAACCCCTATAGCTATTCAAAAACCATGGCAGAAAAAAAGGCGTGGGAGATGGTGGGTCAGCAAGAAGCCTGGGATTTGGTTACCATTCATCCCGGATTTGTTTTTGGTCCCTCGCTATCTAAGCGGGTAGATGCCACATCTATTGACACCTTAAGGCGTCTTCTTAGCGGTGCATTTAGAACGGGGGTCCCTCATCTTGAGTATGTTTTTTCAGATATACGGGATATATCAACCGGTCATATAAGAGCTGCTTTTACCCAAGAAGCACATGGAAGATATATTATTGCCAATGAAAATGGTAGCTTTCTAAAGATGGCAAAGATCATAAAGCATCATTATGGCGACCAGTATAAATTACCACGAAGAATAATTCCAAAGCCTGTTATATGGGCTATTGCGCCTATGATTGGCCTTTCTAAACAATATATTAAGAATAATGTAGGGTATACATTAAAAGCAGATAACAGTCGAAGCATTCAGGAGCTCAAAATGACATATCGGTCACTTGAAACCACCTTGATTGATCATATTGAACAACTCAGGAAAGATGGACTGGTATAA
- a CDS encoding bifunctional diguanylate cyclase/phosphohydrolase, translating to MSKSYESDKKKSFTREAIIGLGEDSFRKNYYPELQDHLLELERINSRNKALITTIPDILLVSDIKGHISPFNVSRLKNNEMTLSIMKNQELIQKLRTLVSEVVISRLLITYDFQMEVDHKTFYFEARIHISTFDEVLIMIRDMTDRITLENRLRTLVDKDNLCNVYNRRYFEYYLADFNMQEIISFTIIIIDIDGLKLINDTLGHLSGDRVIVTVAELIKKTFNHFGMISRIGGDEFGIVLHGFSANDIEGFLDTLKTLVKEDNQQTESVELSLSYGYSHHESGVLNVDWVFQEADNNMYQNKLLKTSSTKNNLVKTLMKALEAKDYITEGHADRMEMLATIIGHELNLPQNIIDRIQLLTKFHDIGKVGIPDSILKKAGALTPDEWKVMCTHCNIGERIANESTELKDIAHLILKHQERWDGKGYPLGLAGNEIPLECRILAIVDTFDAMTNDRPYRKALPMHVAVEEILNHAGTQFDPELVKVFHKVVFKAYPL from the coding sequence ATGAGCAAATCCTACGAATCTGATAAAAAGAAGTCTTTCACCCGTGAAGCCATCATTGGTTTAGGTGAAGACTCTTTTAGAAAAAACTATTACCCTGAATTACAAGACCATCTTCTTGAACTTGAACGCATCAATAGTAGAAATAAAGCCTTAATCACAACCATCCCTGATATCTTACTGGTATCTGATATCAAAGGTCATATCTCTCCCTTTAATGTCTCAAGGCTTAAGAATAATGAAATGACCCTAAGTATTATGAAAAATCAGGAGCTGATTCAAAAACTTAGAACCCTCGTTTCCGAAGTGGTTATATCTAGACTATTGATTACTTATGATTTTCAAATGGAAGTTGATCATAAAACGTTTTACTTTGAAGCACGCATCCATATTTCCACCTTCGATGAAGTCTTAATCATGATTCGCGATATGACCGATCGCATCACTTTAGAAAATCGTCTAAGAACCCTAGTGGATAAAGATAATCTTTGCAATGTCTACAATCGAAGGTACTTTGAGTATTACTTGGCCGATTTTAATATGCAGGAAATCATTAGCTTTACCATTATTATCATAGATATCGATGGGCTTAAGCTCATCAACGATACGCTTGGCCACTTATCCGGTGATCGGGTCATTGTTACTGTTGCCGAGCTTATAAAGAAAACTTTTAACCATTTTGGAATGATTTCTAGAATTGGTGGAGACGAATTCGGCATTGTACTACATGGTTTTTCTGCCAATGACATTGAAGGCTTTCTTGATACTCTAAAAACTTTGGTTAAAGAAGATAATCAACAGACTGAATCTGTAGAATTATCTCTGTCTTACGGATACAGTCACCACGAGTCCGGCGTCTTAAATGTAGACTGGGTTTTTCAAGAAGCAGATAATAACATGTACCAGAATAAATTGCTTAAGACCTCTAGTACTAAAAACAATCTTGTCAAAACGCTAATGAAAGCATTAGAGGCAAAAGACTACATTACGGAGGGGCATGCAGACCGCATGGAGATGCTGGCAACTATAATCGGGCATGAACTGAATCTTCCTCAGAACATCATTGATCGCATTCAACTTCTAACCAAATTTCACGATATTGGCAAAGTCGGTATTCCAGATAGTATCTTGAAAAAAGCTGGAGCTCTTACACCTGACGAATGGAAAGTGATGTGCACCCATTGTAACATTGGAGAACGTATTGCTAATGAATCTACTGAGCTCAAAGATATCGCCCACCTTATACTGAAGCATCAAGAACGCTGGGATGGTAAAGGCTACCCTTTAGGACTTGCTGGTAATGAAATACCCCTTGAATGCCGTATTTTAGCCATCGTTGACACTTTTGATGCCATGACCAACGATAGGCCTTATAGAAAAGCATTACCCATGCATGTCGCCGTAGAAGAGATCTTAAATCATGCCGGCACCCAATTCGATCCTGAATTGGTCAAAGTTTTTCACAAAGTTGTTTTTAAAGCTTACCCTTTATAG
- a CDS encoding iron-containing alcohol dehydrogenase, whose protein sequence is MSQDIVMDLRKFVAPEIIIGIDARLLIHRYLTHFNSKRPMVVTDAGVKDQPWFLELEDLIRSNSEDMIVFDDVTPNPRDYEAMMGAEIFLSHDCDLLIAVGGGSPIDCAKCISIVSTNGGHILNYEGVDEIKLPGPPLICIPSTSGTSADISQFAIIQDSQESVKRAIISKKVVPDLALIDPIPLMTMDRYLTACTGMDALTHAIEAYVSNAHSPLTDVHALEAISLIYNNIDKAVAKDRSLDTMYQMLLGSLQAGLAFSNASLGAVHAMAHSLGGLLDLPHGECNSILLEHIIALNFDAEVERYKAIAKQLDIQTHLLTDDDICEEILLKIRFMREKLNIPSSIKIASLSSDIIDRLIVNAQNDPCMVTNPRILSTKELKSIYEQILRI, encoded by the coding sequence ATGTCTCAGGACATTGTTATGGACTTAAGGAAATTTGTTGCTCCTGAAATCATTATCGGTATTGATGCAAGACTTCTTATTCATCGCTATTTAACGCATTTTAACTCAAAAAGACCTATGGTTGTTACAGATGCAGGCGTAAAAGATCAGCCCTGGTTCTTAGAATTAGAAGATCTTATACGATCCAATTCTGAAGATATGATCGTTTTTGATGATGTTACCCCAAATCCTAGAGATTACGAAGCCATGATGGGTGCGGAAATCTTTCTTTCTCATGATTGCGACTTATTGATTGCCGTCGGTGGTGGTAGCCCTATTGATTGTGCAAAATGTATCAGTATTGTATCCACCAATGGTGGCCATATTCTAAATTATGAAGGTGTAGATGAAATCAAGCTTCCCGGACCACCACTCATCTGTATCCCAAGTACTTCTGGAACTTCAGCAGATATCTCTCAGTTTGCCATCATTCAAGACTCTCAGGAGTCTGTGAAAAGAGCAATTATCAGCAAAAAAGTGGTGCCCGATCTTGCTTTAATAGATCCTATACCGCTTATGACCATGGATAGATATCTAACTGCATGTACAGGTATGGATGCTCTAACCCATGCAATAGAAGCTTATGTATCCAATGCTCACTCACCATTAACCGATGTCCATGCACTAGAAGCCATTTCTCTTATCTATAATAACATTGATAAAGCGGTGGCAAAAGACCGAAGTCTAGATACGATGTATCAGATGCTCCTTGGATCCTTGCAAGCCGGCCTTGCTTTTTCAAATGCCAGTTTAGGCGCTGTTCACGCCATGGCCCATTCTTTAGGTGGTCTTTTGGATCTTCCTCACGGAGAATGTAATAGCATCCTTCTTGAACATATTATTGCTTTGAATTTTGATGCTGAAGTAGAACGTTATAAGGCTATAGCAAAGCAACTGGATATTCAAACACATCTATTAACTGATGATGATATTTGTGAAGAAATCTTACTAAAAATTCGTTTTATGCGCGAAAAACTAAATATTCCTTCGTCCATCAAGATCGCCTCTTTATCCTCTGATATCATTGACCGTTTAATTGTAAATGCACAAAATGATCCTTGTATGGTCACCAATCCAAGAATCTTGTCCACCAAGGAGTTGAAAAGCATTTATGAGCAAATCCTACGAATCTGA
- a CDS encoding response regulator transcription factor has product MHGRILIVDDETVIREVIAKAFRNEGYKVFEAADGKEAIEVFEDNDIEIIILDVMMPKMDGWSVCRRIRAESNVGIIMLTARDDDSDQLLGFELGVDEYVTKPVNLQVLLARVKRMQNRLEEGRGGMMHIISKMGIEINKDAYTVKIGGEEIELAPKEYELLVYLIENDGMVLSREQILDTIWGYDYFGDFRVVDTHIKKIRKKLKDKAYGIHTVVRVGYKFDSKSKL; this is encoded by the coding sequence GTGCATGGTAGAATACTGATTGTAGATGATGAAACGGTTATACGTGAAGTCATTGCAAAGGCGTTTAGAAACGAAGGCTACAAGGTTTTTGAAGCAGCAGACGGTAAGGAAGCCATAGAGGTATTTGAAGATAATGATATCGAAATCATTATACTGGATGTAATGATGCCGAAAATGGATGGATGGTCTGTTTGTCGAAGAATTAGGGCTGAGTCTAATGTAGGAATTATTATGTTAACAGCGAGAGACGATGATTCCGATCAGTTGCTTGGCTTTGAATTGGGTGTTGATGAATACGTGACAAAGCCTGTTAATTTGCAGGTTCTCTTAGCAAGGGTTAAAAGGATGCAAAACCGTTTGGAAGAAGGCCGCGGTGGTATGATGCATATCATATCAAAGATGGGCATTGAGATTAATAAAGATGCTTATACAGTGAAAATAGGTGGCGAAGAAATTGAACTTGCACCCAAAGAATATGAGCTTTTGGTATATCTAATAGAAAATGATGGTATGGTTTTATCAAGAGAGCAGATATTGGACACCATTTGGGGATATGATTATTTTGGTGATTTTCGGGTTGTAGATACCCATATTAAAAAAATTCGAAAGAAATTGAAAGATAAGGCTTACGGAATTCATACTGTTGTACGTGTAGGGTATAAATTTGATTCTAAGAGTAAGCTATAA